A genome region from Patescibacteria group bacterium includes the following:
- a CDS encoding tRNA guanosine(34) transglycosylase Tgt has translation MKKGIITNHGPLRVPFFMPDATRGLVKFLSTEEVAGAGIEALVVNTLHLYLEPGMKIIKKAARLRPAGAGLRRGKGGIHEFIGWDGPILSDSGGYQVFSLIHKNPKMGKITDQGAIFRSPSDGSLHEITPEKAIQIQFDLGVDMMVCLDDCPPNEYSRADIAKAVERTIKWAARCKKEYLKQIKQRKISRAKRPLIFGVIQGGVELDLRERCTKELVKHDFDGYGFGARHVDREGKFLGEVLKFTAELIPKNKIKFALGVGLPEDIVRCYKMGWDIFDCVIPTREGRHGKLFCHCEERQRRSNPAGKSKSGIASRGARNDIKYRTFNIGNSRFATDFSPINPASRISELRDHTKAYIHHLFKINDPLGARLASLNNLEFYSELMKKIAIK, from the coding sequence ATGAAAAAAGGTATTATCACAAACCATGGGCCGTTGCGTGTACCTTTCTTTATGCCTGATGCCACTAGAGGGCTGGTTAAATTTTTATCGACCGAAGAAGTCGCCGGGGCGGGGATCGAGGCGCTGGTGGTAAATACTTTACATCTTTATCTTGAGCCGGGAATGAAAATCATCAAAAAGGCCGCCCGCCTTCGTCCCGCTGGCGCGGGACTTCGGCGAGGCAAGGGCGGAATTCATGAATTTATAGGTTGGGATGGACCGATCTTATCTGATTCCGGCGGGTATCAGGTTTTTTCCTTGATTCATAAAAATCCTAAGATGGGGAAAATTACCGATCAAGGTGCGATCTTCCGCTCGCCGTCTGACGGCTCATTGCACGAGATCACTCCGGAAAAAGCGATCCAGATTCAATTCGATCTGGGTGTGGATATGATGGTTTGTCTGGACGATTGCCCGCCAAATGAATATAGCCGGGCTGATATTGCCAAGGCGGTCGAGCGGACGATCAAATGGGCCGCGCGCTGTAAAAAAGAATATCTTAAACAAATCAAGCAAAGAAAAATATCTCGCGCTAAGCGGCCGCTGATCTTTGGAGTAATTCAGGGCGGCGTCGAACTTGATTTGCGCGAGCGCTGCACTAAAGAATTGGTTAAGCACGATTTCGACGGCTATGGTTTTGGCGCGCGGCATGTCGACCGCGAAGGAAAATTTTTGGGAGAAGTTTTAAAGTTTACTGCCGAGCTGATCCCTAAAAATAAAATAAAATTCGCCTTGGGTGTCGGTTTGCCGGAAGATATTGTCCGCTGTTACAAAATGGGCTGGGACATTTTCGACTGCGTCATCCCCACCCGCGAGGGGAGGCATGGTAAACTCTTTTGTCATTGCGAGGAGCGTCAGCGACGAAGCAATCCCGCGGGTAAAAGTAAAAGCGGGATTGCTTCGCGAGGCGCTCGCAATGACATTAAATATCGAACTTTTAATATCGGCAACTCCCGTTTTGCGACCGATTTTTCACCGATCAACCCGGCGAGCAGGATTTCCGAATTGCGTGATCACACCAAAGCTTATATCCACCATCTTTTCAAAATTAACGACCCGCTCGGCGCCCGTTTGGCCTCGCTTAATAATTTAGAATTTTATTCGGAATTAATGAAAAAGATTGCTATAAAATAA
- a CDS encoding DUF4012 domain-containing protein gives MDDFFKKNEAGRVVDLKKMREPENKAEITLAQKTKGGFFVFRLNFFGKKEKTHHVDFLRHYKKLEKKEDFIEREIVKEYLDEDDEEKKQNVLVSFFNFFTRVLKLWWLPLFIIRFIWILFWRIGKLIFFRQAKKRGGKRARGVIIRKMADKKREKKNIPSLEASREGSFGVFWQSLWSFPREVIHYLLGRTTEDYLYQRVLAEELKKKKFHPFRHIFTFVFLSLLIILPLGLLNLYNTVGVRDLRGKVLGATDRAITDLQSAAAAANGLDLKQASENFDAARESFAQANNDLSAVSGIIFELGKIIPNSEIRLAAQSREIIAAGEDAASLGNNLTLAVNSLLERNDQALSAKIDDFVRYEVLAEADAKKINDEIARIDVNAIPAAYHDQFNSLKQKAADLNMILSKNIDLVKKLNIFLGAQADKRYLLVFEDNAEMRASGGFVGSYALLDLSRGKITGIEAPPGGSYDTKGGMSKYIIPPQPLTLVNPRWYFWDANWWPDWEKSAQKLSWFYAKSGGPTTDGVIAFTPTVLERILQVIGPIDMTDTNGLVMTADNLWTNLRTVIEQEKAADAKLPYDLAENKPKKVIGQFIQKLMAEIPRRLDRDKFVALLSGLQLDLNEKQILLYLTDQDLQTEVEARNWGGRIKETSKDYLLVADTNIAGGKSDRLMKETIDQRADVAADGTIIDTVTITRANTATTSQLFSGERNVDWLRIYVPAGSQLIDASGWQAPDKIYFNIPDPSGQLDPDVAAEEGDNAFVDSAHASTTIYLDSGKTVFANWSMVDPGQTAVIIIKYRLPFKLEKKTEPVVVRPGLEGLIDKMVKTENKDLLVYSLMWQKQPGAVSTIVSSTLVLSDNFKVDWNYPADLTIGTNGWQASGKLDSDKYWAAVIEGN, from the coding sequence ATGGATGATTTTTTCAAAAAAAATGAGGCCGGCCGCGTGGTTGATCTGAAGAAAATGCGGGAGCCGGAAAATAAAGCGGAAATTACGCTTGCCCAAAAGACTAAGGGCGGATTTTTTGTTTTCCGCCTGAATTTTTTTGGCAAAAAAGAAAAGACGCATCACGTTGATTTTTTGCGTCATTATAAAAAGTTGGAAAAGAAAGAAGATTTTATCGAGCGGGAAATCGTCAAGGAATATCTGGACGAGGATGACGAAGAAAAAAAACAAAATGTTTTAGTTTCATTTTTTAATTTTTTTACCAGAGTTTTAAAACTCTGGTGGCTGCCGCTATTTATTATCCGGTTTATTTGGATTTTATTCTGGCGGATCGGCAAATTGATATTTTTTCGGCAGGCCAAGAAACGGGGCGGTAAGCGCGCGAGGGGCGTCATTATCAGAAAGATGGCCGATAAAAAACGCGAGAAAAAAAACATTCCTTCGCTCGAGGCGTCGCGCGAAGGTTCGTTCGGCGTTTTCTGGCAATCGCTTTGGTCGTTTCCGCGCGAAGTTATCCATTATCTTTTGGGCCGCACCACCGAAGATTATCTCTATCAACGGGTGCTGGCGGAGGAATTAAAAAAGAAAAAGTTTCATCCCTTCCGCCATATTTTCACTTTTGTTTTTCTATCTTTGCTGATCATCCTGCCGCTGGGACTATTGAATTTATATAATACCGTCGGGGTCAGGGATCTGCGCGGCAAAGTTTTGGGCGCGACTGACCGCGCCATCACTGATCTGCAATCGGCGGCGGCCGCGGCAAACGGATTAGATTTGAAACAAGCCAGTGAAAATTTCGATGCCGCGCGGGAAAGCTTTGCTCAGGCCAATAACGATCTCTCGGCCGTGAGCGGCATTATTTTTGAGCTGGGCAAAATTATTCCCAACAGCGAGATCCGCTTGGCCGCGCAAAGCCGGGAAATCATCGCCGCCGGCGAAGATGCCGCGAGTTTGGGAAATAATTTAACTTTGGCGGTCAACAGCTTGCTGGAGCGGAACGACCAGGCTTTATCGGCCAAGATCGATGATTTTGTGCGATATGAAGTTTTAGCCGAAGCTGACGCGAAAAAAATAAATGATGAGATAGCCAGGATCGACGTTAACGCCATCCCGGCCGCTTATCACGATCAATTCAATTCCTTGAAGCAAAAGGCGGCGGATTTGAACATGATCCTGTCGAAAAATATCGATTTGGTGAAGAAATTAAATATTTTTCTCGGCGCCCAGGCAGATAAACGCTATTTGCTCGTCTTTGAAGACAATGCCGAGATGAGGGCCAGCGGCGGTTTTGTCGGCAGCTACGCTCTCCTTGATTTGAGCCGGGGAAAAATCACCGGCATTGAAGCGCCGCCAGGCGGCAGTTATGACACAAAAGGGGGAATGAGCAAATATATTATTCCGCCGCAACCTTTAACCTTGGTCAATCCGCGCTGGTATTTTTGGGACGCCAACTGGTGGCCGGATTGGGAAAAAAGCGCGCAAAAGTTAAGCTGGTTTTATGCCAAGAGCGGCGGCCCGACCACGGATGGCGTAATTGCTTTTACGCCCACGGTGCTTGAGCGTATTTTGCAGGTTATCGGTCCGATCGATATGACTGACACTAACGGTCTGGTAATGACCGCCGATAATCTTTGGACGAATTTACGGACGGTCATCGAACAAGAAAAAGCGGCTGACGCGAAATTGCCTTATGACCTGGCGGAAAACAAGCCGAAAAAGGTGATCGGCCAATTCATCCAAAAATTAATGGCGGAAATTCCCCGGCGCCTTGACCGCGATAAATTCGTCGCGCTCTTATCCGGTCTGCAATTGGATTTGAATGAAAAGCAGATTTTGTTGTATTTAACCGATCAGGATCTGCAAACCGAAGTTGAGGCGAGAAATTGGGGCGGCCGGATCAAAGAAACCAGTAAGGATTATTTATTAGTGGCTGATACTAATATCGCCGGCGGCAAGAGCGATCGCTTGATGAAAGAAACGATCGACCAGCGCGCTGATGTCGCCGCTGACGGAACGATCATTGATACCGTGACCATCACGCGAGCCAATACGGCGACAACGAGCCAGCTTTTTTCCGGCGAGCGTAACGTTGATTGGCTGAGAATTTATGTTCCGGCCGGGAGCCAATTGATCGACGCGAGCGGCTGGCAAGCGCCGGACAAGATTTATTTCAATATTCCCGATCCGAGCGGCCAGCTTGATCCTGATGTCGCGGCCGAAGAAGGGGACAATGCTTTTGTCGACAGCGCGCACGCGAGCACCACGATTTATCTTGACAGCGGCAAAACCGTTTTTGCCAACTGGAGCATGGTCGATCCGGGCCAAACCGCGGTCATTATTATTAAATATCGCTTGCCGTTTAAGTTAGAAAAGAAAACCGAACCGGTCGTGGTCAGGCCGGGACTGGAGGGGTTGATTGATAAAATGGTTAAAACCGAAAATAAGGATCTGCTGGTTTATTCTTTAATGTGGCAGAAACAGCCGGGCGCCGTTTCCACTATCGTCAGTTCCACGCTGGTTTTGTCGGACAATTTTAAAGTCGATTGGAATTATCCCGCCGATTTGACGATCGGCACGAACGGCTGGCAAGCGAGCGGTAAGCTGGACAGCGACAAATATTGGGCAGCGGTTATTGAAGGTAATTAG
- a CDS encoding glycosyltransferase family 1 protein: MINAQKMRAKRIGIDARFYGPLGKGLGRYVQEVVDNVIKIDQQNEYVIFLSPQNFDEFESAEPRVKKIAVTARWYSLAEQISLPYLVWRERLDLMHFPHFNVPILMPVRFTVTIHDLILTKFPTIRASTLSPWLYKIKNFFYQIVIALAVKRARKVIAVSEFTKKDVVDKFKIGPDKVVVTYEGVANLAHGNDSLFVKKMDDRKTLLSYNIADNFILYVGNVYPHKNLEALLEVFVELHKKYPALRLVLVGKEDYFYKRLKEKAASLNLWNENVPESPVIFTGYVPDVELEVLYRQALFYVFPSFYEGFGLPALEAMAKGCPVASSNRASLPEILGEAALFFDPTDKADMFMKIDRLYADQELREVLIKKGHQQIKKYNWWECARQTLEVYNGILKLS, from the coding sequence ATGATCAATGCGCAAAAAATGAGAGCCAAGCGGATCGGGATCGACGCCCGTTTCTACGGACCTTTGGGCAAAGGATTGGGGCGATATGTCCAGGAAGTCGTGGATAATGTGATCAAGATCGATCAACAAAACGAGTACGTGATCTTTTTAAGTCCGCAAAATTTTGACGAATTCGAGTCAGCCGAGCCGCGAGTAAAAAAAATCGCCGTAACGGCTCGCTGGTATTCTTTGGCGGAACAAATTTCCCTGCCATACTTGGTCTGGAGAGAGCGCCTTGATCTGATGCATTTTCCGCATTTTAACGTGCCGATTTTAATGCCAGTAAGATTCACGGTGACGATCCATGATTTGATCCTGACAAAATTTCCCACGATCCGCGCCAGCACCTTATCGCCTTGGTTGTATAAAATAAAAAATTTTTTTTATCAGATCGTTATCGCCTTGGCCGTTAAGCGCGCCCGCAAGGTGATCGCAGTTTCGGAATTCACCAAAAAAGACGTGGTTGACAAGTTCAAGATCGGTCCGGACAAGGTCGTTGTCACTTATGAAGGCGTGGCCAATCTGGCGCATGGCAATGATTCTCTTTTTGTCAAAAAAATGGATGACAGGAAGACGCTTTTAAGTTATAATATAGCTGACAACTTTATTTTGTATGTTGGCAATGTTTATCCGCATAAAAATCTGGAAGCATTGCTCGAAGTTTTTGTTGAATTGCACAAAAAATATCCGGCTTTAAGGCTGGTTTTGGTGGGCAAGGAGGATTATTTTTACAAGCGATTGAAAGAAAAGGCGGCGAGCTTGAATCTTTGGAACGAAAACGTACCCGAGTCCCCGGTGATTTTCACGGGCTATGTTCCGGACGTGGAATTGGAAGTTCTTTATCGGCAGGCGCTGTTTTATGTTTTTCCTTCGTTTTACGAGGGTTTTGGCTTGCCGGCTTTGGAGGCGATGGCCAAGGGCTGCCCGGTAGCGAGTTCCAACCGGGCGAGCCTGCCGGAAATTTTGGGCGAGGCGGCATTATTTTTTGATCCGACCGATAAAGCTGATATGTTTATGAAGATCGATCGCCTGTACGCCGACCAAGAATTGCGCGAAGTACTGATCAAAAAAGGACACCAGCAGATTAAAAAATATAATTGGTGGGAATGCGCCAGACAGACTTTAGAAGTTTATAACGGTATATTGAAGCTATCTTGA
- a CDS encoding metal-dependent hydrolase, producing the protein MFEHLIAGELIFLFLGQALGFDITPLFLIVGAFWGFSPDILSYFLNKKLNYRSKYFHLHRDNLSHSLLLPLIIFLLTWLIGGWKISLLISVAALTHPLLDLFGIGWGVKLFLPFSQKVFKLFYGGKILMVFKDNKDRDHHIRKYEVDDWFARDYFSLRQDTYGVPWWWAIFEWGSLVLAILLPLFYLLKM; encoded by the coding sequence ATGTTTGAGCACTTAATTGCCGGAGAATTAATTTTTTTATTTCTGGGCCAGGCGCTCGGTTTTGACATTACGCCGCTTTTTTTGATCGTTGGCGCTTTTTGGGGGTTTTCCCCGGATATTTTGAGTTATTTTCTCAACAAAAAATTAAACTACCGTTCGAAATATTTTCATCTGCATCGGGACAATCTCTCCCACTCGCTTTTATTGCCGCTGATAATTTTTCTGCTGACCTGGCTGATCGGCGGCTGGAAAATTTCTTTATTGATCAGCGTCGCGGCCTTGACTCATCCGCTTTTAGATCTGTTCGGGATCGGCTGGGGCGTAAAATTATTTTTGCCTTTTTCGCAGAAAGTTTTCAAACTTTTTTATGGCGGAAAAATTCTCATGGTATTTAAGGATAATAAAGATCGCGATCATCACATCCGTAAATACGAAGTTGACGACTGGTTCGCGCGCGATTATTTTTCCCTGCGCCAGGATACTTATGGCGTGCCCTGGTGGTGGGCGATCTTCGAATGGGGTTCGTTAGTCTTGGCGATTTTATTGCCACTATTTTATTTGTTGAAGATGTAA